A DNA window from Coffea arabica cultivar ET-39 chromosome 6c, Coffea Arabica ET-39 HiFi, whole genome shotgun sequence contains the following coding sequences:
- the LOC113720202 gene encoding uncharacterized protein → MSEGKETTPFDIKLVMEAMTDKLLKLMKQELEPLHERMDSLEHSQTNSKSRRHKAPTRDYESSNSEEEYGSRTWKNKHRKASVDPIKGVKMQLPTFQGKSDPDVYLEWEKRVELIFDCNDYTEEQQMRLAVMQFTDYAIVWWDQITTGRRRSGEYPITTWTELKGVMKKCFVPSHYHRDLYLKLQNLTQGAESVEDYHKEMEIAMLRADIVEDREATMARFLSGLRPEIADQVEMHHYVDLHDMLDKAIKIERRLKRRGPIRQNSNFQVGNWRNQPFKREVSPSSAFPLAKQGGTTKESLRPNAPSSKTPSRGDGRPTHEVRKVRYRDTKCFKCQGFGHIASQCPNQRVMLILPNGEVQTDEEDECEDMPPLVEDEEEFEEIPAHGKVGMVARRALTTQASRDDLQQENIFYSRCHVMDKLCSLVIDPGSCTNVASALMVERLTLPTSDHPRPYKLQWLNNSGEVRVHKQVLINFAIGRYKDDVLCDVVPMQATHIILGRPWQFDKRVIFDGFLNKYSFVHNTKKITLAPLTPQQVHEDQLGLQKEYDMHCDNKKKNLHDTKSKMAEPSSHKIDTSHSAIEGKKERKSIMLARTRDVRKALHSNQILLILFCKESLLTNELGASLPSAIANLLQEYQDVFPEDIPNGLPPLRGIEHQIDFIPGSSLPNKAPYRTNPEETKEQQRQVEDLLGKGWIQESLSPCAVPVLLVPKKDGGWRMCTDCRAINAITIKYRHPIPRLDDMLDELHGAIIFTKIDLKSGIGAVLIQEGKPVAYFSEKLTGASLNYSTYDKELMALVRALQTWQHYLRPREFVLHTDHESLKHIKSQTKLSKRHARWVAFIDSFVFVIQYKVGKTNVVADALSRRYTLITTLDTKLLGFEFIKDLYAADLDFGEIFTTLPRVTREHYSMSQGFLYYKGKLCIPLCSMRLLLVREAHGGGLMGHFGVAKTLSILQEHFYWPRMQRDVERHTQRCVTCHQAKSKVHPYGLYTPLPIPHEPWVDLSMDFVLGLPRTRQGHDSIYVGQQGKHGATTPPSTTSNH, encoded by the exons ATGTCCGAAGGGAAGGAAACTACTCCTTTTGATATTAAACTTGTGATGGAAGCTATGACTGATAAATTGCTCAAGCTAATGAAACAGGAATTAGAACCATTGCATGAGAGGATGGATAGTCTCGAACACTCCCAAACCAATTCTAAGTCCCGGAGACACAAAGCACCAACCCGTGACTATGAAAGTTCCAACTCCGAGGAGGAATATGGGTCGAGGACATGGAAGAATAAACACCGTAAAGCTAGTGTGGATCCAATCAAAGGCGTTAAAATGCAATTGCCtactttccaaggcaaatccgaCCCCGATGTCTATTTGGAATGGGAGAAACGAGTGGAGTTGATCTTTGATTGCAATGATTACACCGAAGAGCAGCAAATGAGACTTGCAGTCATgcaattcaccgactacgccatAGTGTGGTGGGATCAAATCACTACTGGTAGAAGACGAAGTGGTGAATACCCTATCACTACATGGACCGAATTGAAGGGTGTCATGAAAAAATGCTTTGTTCCTAGTCACTACCACCGTGACTTGTACCTCAAACTTCAAAATTTGACACAAGGAGCCGAAAGCGTGGAGGACTACCATAAGGAGATGGAGATAGCCATGTTAAGGGCCGACATTGTCGAGGACCGGGAAGCTACTATGGCACGATTTTTAAGTGGATTGAGGCCTGAAATAGCGGATCAAGTGGAGATGCACCATTATGTGGACCTCCATGATATGCTAGACAAGGCTATTAAGATTGAAaggaggctcaagaggaggggtccaATTCGACAAAATTCCAACTTTCAAGTTGGAAATTGGAGGAACCAACCCTTCAAGAGGGAAGTCAGCCCCTCTAGTGCATTCCCCTTGGCCAAACAAGGTGGGACAACCAAGGAGTCTCTAAGGCCGAATGCACCTTCCTCAAAAACACCCTCGAGGGGCGATGGTAGGCCTACTCATGAGGTACGTAAAGTTCGATACCGAGATACTAAGTgttttaagtgtcaaggattcGGACATATTGCTTCCCAATGCCCAAATCAAAGGGTTATGCTTATACTACCAAATGGGGAAGTACAAACGGATGAGGAGGATGAGTGTGAGGACATGCCTCCCTTGGTTGAGGATGAAGAGGAATTTGAGGAGATACCAGCTCATGGTAAAGTTGGTATGGTTGCAAGGCGAGCTCTAACTACTCAAGCTAGTAGAGATGACCTtcaacaagagaacatattttaCTCAAGGTGCCATGTGATGGACAAGCTTTGTAGCTTGGTAATTGACCCAGGGAGCTGTACCAATGTTGCTAGTGCACTCATGGTGGAACGATTGACCTTGCCAACTAGTGATCACCCCCGACCTTACAAACTACAATGGCTGAATAATAGTGGTGAGGTACGTGTTCATAAGcaagttttaattaattttgccATTGGTAGATATAAAGATGATGTTTTatgtgatgttgtgcctatgcaagCTACTCATATTATTTTGGGTCGCCCGTGGCAGTTTGATAAAAGGGTCATTTTTGATGGATTCTTGAATAAGTATTCCTTTGTGCATAATACTAAAAAGATCACACTTGCACCTCTTACACCtcaacaagtgcatgaggacCAACTTGGGTTGCAAAAGGAATATGACATGCATTGtgacaataaaaagaaaaatttgcatgatacAAAGAGCAAAATGGCCGAACCATCTTCTCATAAAATTGACACTTCACATTCGGCCATTGAagggaaaaaggagagaaaatccatcatgcTTGCTAGAACTAGAGATGTGCGAAAGGCTTTGCACTCTAACCAGATTTTACTTATCTTGTTTTGTAAAGAGTCTTTGCTCACTAATGAACTTGGTGCTTCTTTGCCTAGTGCTATtgctaaccttttacaggagtaCCAAGACGTATTTCCTGAGGATATACCTAATGGGTTGCCACCTTTGAGGGGAATagaacatcaaattgatttcattcctggCTCTTCCCTTCCTAATAAGGCACCATATAGGACTAATCCGGAGGAAACTAAGGAGCAACAAAGGCAAGTAGAGGACTTGCTTGGTAAGGGTTGGATTCAAGAGAGTCTAAGTCCTTGTGCTGTACCTGTCCTACTtgtgccaaagaaagatggaggatgGAGGATGTGCACCGATTGTAGAGCCATAAATGCCATAACGATAAAGTATCGCCATCCCATACCTCGAttagatgacatgcttgatgaatTACATGGTGCTATTATATTTACTAAGATTGACTTGAAAAGTG GTATTGGAGCTGTGCTCATTCAAGAGGGGAAACCAGTggcctactttagtgagaagtTGACTGGTGCCTCGTTGAACTACTCAACTTATGACAAGGAATTGATGGCCTTGGTGCGCGCTCTCCAaacttggcaacactacctcAGACCTCGGGAATTCGTACTCCACACTGATCATGAATCGCTCAAACACATCAAATCACAAACCAAATTGAGCAAAAGGCATGCGAGGTGGGTGGCTTTCATTGATAGTTTTGTGTTTGTCATCCAATATAAGGTTGGGAAGactaatgtagtggctgatgcacttTCTAGAAGGTATACACTAATCACTACACTAGACACTAAGTTGCTTGGCTTTGAATTCATTAAGGATTTATATGCAGCTGACCTAGACTTTGGTGAGATTTTCACAACCTTGCCACGAGTTACTCGTGAGCATTATTCTATGTCGCAGGGGTTCTTGTACTACAAAGGCAAACTATGTATTCCCCTGTGCTCCATGCGACTTTTGCTGGTTAGAGAGGCTCATGGTGGAGGCCTCATGGGACATTTTGGAGTGGCGAAGACCTTGTCAATTCTCCAAGAGCATTTCTACTGGCCTCGCATGCAGAGGGACGTCGAGAGGCATACACAAAGGTGTGTCACTTGTCACCAAGCAAAATCAAAGGTACATCCTTATGGACTCTACACTCCTTTACCCATCCCACATGAACCTTGGGtagatttgtctatggactttgtacttGGATTACCTAGAACTAGACAAGGGCATGATTCCATTTATGTG GGGCAACAAGGGAAGCATGGAGCAACAACACCACCATCAACAACAAGCAACCACTGA